One stretch of Verrucomicrobiales bacterium DNA includes these proteins:
- a CDS encoding sigma-54-dependent Fis family transcriptional regulator, with the protein MSFTPQVLLIEDDTGLAANLLNVLNEEGFKVSLCARGDEGLEQATNQDYDVVLTDLRLPGLGGIELIRKLHVLQPRLPVVLMTAHGTIETAIEPTKHGAYDYLQKPFEMPELISLLHRAAAACRLMREPVSLVVEVTDGRTALVGTSRVIQGVCKEIGRVAAKPVTVLIRGETGTGKELIARALYQHSYRAKGAFIAINCAAVPENLLESELFGHERGSFTGADQRRIGRFEQANRGTLFLDEIGDLPSSTQVKLLRVLQQQTFQRVGGTELIAVDVRVLAATHRDLEAMIREGKFREDLFHRLNVVTIQIPPLRERREDIPVLVQHFLTKYAAEFGNEPSPISANALAVLQEGTWPGNIRELENVTRRLLLAARGMSIDADAVRQMLALRGTDKVHHADSLPALTAELLARAPRGELHDAHAQLLGQAEKEIVTQAILLAHGNQAQAARWLGLSRFTLREKLKQLGLHPGQQEEP; encoded by the coding sequence ATGTCCTTTACGCCTCAAGTCCTGCTAATAGAAGACGACACCGGTCTCGCGGCGAATCTGCTCAATGTGCTCAACGAAGAAGGGTTCAAGGTTAGCCTCTGTGCCCGCGGTGATGAGGGATTGGAGCAGGCCACGAACCAGGATTACGACGTGGTACTCACGGACCTGCGTCTGCCTGGCTTGGGAGGAATCGAACTCATCCGCAAGCTCCACGTCCTCCAGCCACGCCTGCCCGTTGTGTTAATGACCGCTCACGGAACGATTGAAACTGCGATCGAACCCACAAAGCATGGAGCATACGATTACCTCCAAAAGCCTTTCGAGATGCCGGAACTTATCAGCCTGCTCCACCGCGCCGCTGCCGCGTGCCGCCTGATGCGCGAGCCGGTCTCGCTTGTGGTCGAAGTAACAGACGGACGCACCGCACTGGTCGGCACCAGCCGCGTTATCCAGGGGGTGTGCAAAGAAATCGGGCGCGTCGCCGCCAAGCCCGTCACCGTGCTGATTCGCGGTGAGACCGGCACTGGCAAAGAACTGATCGCCCGCGCCCTCTATCAGCACAGTTATCGCGCCAAGGGAGCGTTCATCGCCATTAATTGCGCGGCCGTGCCGGAGAACCTCTTGGAAAGCGAACTCTTCGGCCACGAACGAGGCTCGTTCACCGGCGCGGACCAGAGGCGCATCGGTCGTTTCGAACAGGCGAATCGGGGCACGCTCTTCCTGGACGAGATAGGTGATTTGCCGTCCAGCACGCAGGTGAAATTGTTGCGCGTGCTCCAGCAACAAACCTTCCAGCGCGTCGGCGGCACCGAGTTGATCGCCGTGGACGTGCGCGTCCTCGCCGCCACGCACCGAGACCTGGAGGCGATGATTAGAGAGGGTAAATTCCGCGAGGATCTGTTTCACAGATTGAATGTGGTGACGATCCAGATACCCCCGCTCCGCGAACGTCGAGAGGATATTCCGGTGCTTGTCCAACATTTCCTAACCAAATACGCCGCCGAATTTGGGAACGAACCATCGCCCATCAGCGCCAACGCTCTGGCCGTCCTGCAGGAGGGAACCTGGCCTGGCAACATTCGCGAACTCGAGAACGTCACTCGCCGCCTGCTTCTCGCTGCGCGAGGAATGTCCATTGACGCGGACGCTGTGCGCCAGATGCTCGCTCTACGGGGGACCGATAAGGTGCATCACGCCGACTCCCTGCCGGCCCTGACTGCTGAACTGCTCGCCCGCGCGCCAAGAGGCGAACTACATGACGCCCACGCTCAACTCCTGGGACAAGCGGAGAAAGAAATCGTTACCCAAGCGATTCTGCTGGCGCATGGCAACCAGGCCCAAGCGGCCCGCTGGCTAGGCCTCTCACGTTTCACTCTGCGCGAGAAACTGAAACAACTCGGACTGCATCCAGGCCAGCAGGAAGAGCCGTAA
- a CDS encoding HAMP domain-containing protein: MKIRTRLTVWYGVVLVLSLLAMGGGMYFELVVERREAKAHGLPKERMEEEVAEVIFGYGLPCILLAVVGGWWIMRRCLAPLDRLAERAELINMENLREVLPCSGNGDEIDRLGVVLNRMTKRLELSFLQMRDFSIHASHEMKTPLAILQGEVEMCMTDPEATPRQREAYLSLLDEIQRLTRIVTALAYLARVDAGQVPNVKEQVRLEEVVREAFEDAEMLGSSAHLRVSMKHCEPLSIVGDRHRLRQLLLNLVENAIKYNIAEGSIELSLTKLDQMAELAISNTGPGIPAEKLPRVFERFFRGSPADLGEVEGCGLGLSIAEAIVNSHCGTITIESTLNAITTVTVRFPLHGSKV; this comes from the coding sequence ATGAAAATCAGGACGCGACTAACAGTGTGGTATGGAGTGGTATTGGTTCTCTCTCTTTTAGCGATGGGGGGGGGAATGTATTTCGAGTTGGTGGTGGAACGTCGCGAGGCCAAGGCCCACGGCCTTCCCAAGGAGCGAATGGAGGAGGAAGTGGCGGAGGTGATTTTTGGATATGGTCTTCCCTGCATTTTGCTCGCGGTCGTGGGAGGTTGGTGGATCATGCGACGATGCCTCGCACCGCTGGATCGACTCGCAGAAAGGGCCGAGCTTATCAACATGGAAAATCTGCGGGAAGTGTTGCCTTGTTCAGGGAACGGCGACGAAATCGATCGATTGGGCGTGGTGTTGAACCGAATGACAAAGCGCTTGGAGTTGTCTTTTTTGCAGATGCGCGACTTCTCCATCCATGCCTCTCACGAGATGAAAACCCCTTTGGCAATACTCCAGGGCGAGGTGGAGATGTGTATGACGGATCCGGAGGCGACCCCACGCCAACGGGAGGCCTATTTGAGCCTTTTGGATGAAATTCAACGCCTCACCCGCATCGTCACTGCCCTCGCATATCTGGCGAGAGTTGACGCTGGCCAAGTTCCGAATGTGAAGGAGCAGGTGAGATTGGAGGAGGTAGTCAGGGAGGCCTTTGAAGACGCCGAAATGCTTGGGAGTAGCGCTCACCTTCGGGTGTCTATGAAACATTGCGAACCCTTATCCATCGTTGGGGATAGGCATCGACTTCGACAGTTGCTCCTCAACTTAGTCGAGAATGCGATTAAATATAACATTGCGGAGGGAAGTATCGAACTCAGCCTGACGAAACTGGACCAAATGGCCGAGTTGGCTATATCCAACACTGGGCCTGGGATCCCTGCGGAGAAGCTACCTAGGGTGTTCGAACGGTTTTTCCGCGGCAGCCCTGCCGACCTGGGTGAGGTCGAAGGCTGCGGCCTGGGGCTCTCAATCGCCGAAGCGATCGTAAACTCCCACTGCGGAACCATTACCATTGAGTCCACCTTGAACGCGATCACCACAGTTACCGTTCGATTTCCGTTGCATGGATCCAAAGTCTAG
- a CDS encoding response regulator transcription factor produces the protein MRILVVEDQRKIAALIRKALLAAGFAVEVLDAGESVFALASSQKFDVIILDIMLPGLDGLSVLRNLRARQIQTPVLMLTARGTPEDRVEGLNLGADDYLPKPFNLPELIARIRALGRRASGNNPTLLRVGDLTLDTVTRKVTRGTKHLELPVREYRLLEFLMKSPGQVCGRMTIVQNVWDYDFDPGTNLVDVYIMRLREKIDQGHEIKLLHTVRGVGYLIRSDR, from the coding sequence ATGCGAATACTTGTAGTCGAGGATCAACGGAAAATTGCCGCCCTCATCCGCAAAGCACTGCTGGCGGCAGGTTTCGCCGTAGAAGTGCTCGACGCTGGTGAGTCGGTTTTCGCGCTGGCATCCTCACAAAAGTTTGACGTGATTATCCTGGATATCATGTTGCCTGGCTTGGATGGCTTGAGCGTCCTAAGAAACCTGCGTGCACGTCAAATTCAGACACCTGTGCTGATGCTTACTGCTCGCGGAACTCCAGAAGACCGGGTGGAGGGACTCAATCTTGGTGCTGATGATTATCTACCCAAACCATTCAATCTGCCTGAATTGATAGCCAGGATCCGTGCGCTTGGCAGGCGGGCTTCAGGCAACAATCCAACCTTGTTGCGCGTGGGTGATCTAACGCTAGATACTGTAACCCGAAAGGTGACAAGGGGAACCAAGCATTTGGAGCTCCCAGTCCGCGAGTATCGATTGCTAGAGTTCCTCATGAAATCACCTGGGCAAGTCTGCGGGCGGATGACAATCGTTCAGAACGTCTGGGACTACGATTTCGATCCAGGTACAAACTTGGTCGATGTCTATATCATGCGCTTGAGGGAGAAGATCGACCAGGGCCACGAGATTAAACTCCTCCACACCGTCCGGGGAGTGGGTTACCTGATCCGCTCAGATCGATGA